In Solobacterium moorei, a single genomic region encodes these proteins:
- the pflB gene encoding formate C-acetyltransferase — protein sequence MLDNEKWQVFQGRNWKEECNVRDFIQANYKPYDGDESFLADATDATNKLWSKLQELQKAEREKGGVLDEEADVVSGLTAYGPGYIDESLKDLEKVVGLQTDKPLKRAFMPYGGIRMAEEALSTYGYTPNPELHKIFTEYHKTHNQAVFDAYTPEMKAARSSHVITGLPDTYGRGRIVGDYRRVALYGIDQLIAWKEEDKLNCGNGTMVDDVIRQREELAEQIRALEGMKKMAAVYGYDISGPASNAKEAVQWLYFGYLAAIKTQNGAAMSVGRISTFLDIYIERDLEAGTLTESEAQELIDHIVMKFRMVKFARIPAYNELFSGDPVWATLEVAGMGMDGRSMVTKNDFRFLHTLENMGPSPEPNLTVLYSSRLPENFRKYAAKISVTTSSIQYENDDVMRPEWGDDYSICCCVSATQTGKEMQFFGARANLAKTLLYAINGGVDEKSLKQVGPAYRPITSEYLDYAEVEAKYLQMLDWLAGLYVNILNLIQYMHDKYYYEAAEMALIDTDVRRTFATGIAGFSHVIDSLSAIKYAKVKTIRDENGLVVDYEIEGDFPKYGNDDDRADEIGVWLLKTFITMIKKHHTYRNSEATTSILTITSNVVYGKYTGNMPDGRRAWTPLAPGANPSYGAEQNGLLASLNSLTKLPYHWALDGISNTQTMDPNALGHSDVERSNNLVNVLDGYFDQGAHHLNVNVFGKEKLVDAMEHPEKPEYANFTIRVSGYAVKFISLTREQQLDVIARTFHDHM from the coding sequence ATGCTAGATAATGAAAAATGGCAAGTCTTCCAAGGAAGAAACTGGAAGGAAGAATGCAATGTTCGTGACTTCATCCAAGCAAACTACAAACCTTATGATGGTGATGAGAGTTTCTTGGCTGACGCAACAGATGCGACTAACAAGCTTTGGAGCAAATTACAGGAATTGCAGAAGGCTGAACGTGAAAAGGGTGGTGTTCTAGACGAAGAGGCTGATGTAGTATCAGGCTTAACTGCATATGGCCCAGGCTATATTGATGAATCCTTAAAGGATTTGGAAAAGGTTGTAGGTCTTCAGACAGATAAGCCTTTAAAGAGAGCGTTTATGCCTTATGGCGGTATCCGTATGGCAGAAGAAGCTTTATCTACATATGGCTATACACCAAATCCAGAATTACATAAGATCTTTACAGAGTATCACAAGACACATAACCAGGCTGTATTTGATGCGTATACACCAGAGATGAAGGCTGCTAGAAGTAGCCATGTTATCACTGGTTTACCAGATACATATGGACGTGGACGTATCGTTGGTGACTACCGTCGTGTGGCTTTATATGGTATTGACCAATTGATCGCATGGAAAGAAGAAGATAAGTTAAACTGTGGCAATGGCACAATGGTTGATGATGTCATCCGTCAAAGAGAAGAACTAGCTGAACAGATTCGTGCATTAGAAGGCATGAAGAAGATGGCAGCTGTATACGGATATGATATTTCTGGTCCAGCATCCAATGCTAAGGAAGCAGTTCAGTGGTTATACTTCGGTTACTTAGCAGCTATCAAGACACAAAATGGTGCTGCGATGTCTGTTGGACGTATTTCTACATTCTTAGATATTTATATCGAAAGAGACTTAGAAGCAGGCACATTAACAGAAAGTGAAGCACAGGAATTAATTGATCATATCGTTATGAAGTTCCGTATGGTTAAGTTTGCTCGTATTCCTGCATATAATGAATTATTCTCTGGCGACCCAGTATGGGCAACACTAGAGGTTGCAGGTATGGGTATGGATGGTCGCTCTATGGTAACAAAGAACGACTTCCGTTTCTTACATACATTAGAAAATATGGGACCTTCACCAGAACCTAACTTAACAGTATTGTACTCATCCCGTTTGCCAGAAAACTTCCGTAAGTATGCAGCTAAGATTTCTGTCACAACAAGTTCTATTCAGTATGAAAATGACGATGTAATGCGCCCTGAATGGGGAGATGATTACAGCATCTGCTGCTGCGTATCTGCTACACAGACAGGTAAGGAAATGCAGTTCTTCGGTGCTCGTGCAAACCTCGCAAAGACACTTCTATACGCTATCAATGGTGGTGTAGATGAAAAGAGTTTAAAGCAGGTTGGGCCAGCATATCGTCCAATTACATCTGAATACTTAGACTACGCTGAAGTAGAGGCGAAGTATTTACAGATGTTGGATTGGTTAGCAGGTTTATATGTAAACATCTTGAACCTCATCCAATATATGCATGATAAGTATTACTACGAAGCAGCTGAAATGGCTTTAATTGATACAGACGTTAGAAGAACATTCGCTACAGGTATTGCAGGATTCAGTCACGTTATTGACTCCCTATCCGCAATCAAGTACGCAAAGGTTAAGACAATTCGTGATGAAAATGGATTGGTTGTTGATTATGAGATTGAGGGAGACTTCCCAAAGTATGGTAATGATGATGACCGTGCAGACGAAATTGGTGTATGGTTATTAAAGACATTCATCACAATGATTAAGAAGCATCACACATACCGTAACTCTGAAGCTACAACTTCAATTTTGACAATTACATCAAATGTTGTTTATGGTAAGTACACAGGTAATATGCCAGATGGCCGCCGTGCTTGGACACCATTAGCTCCAGGTGCTAACCCATCTTATGGTGCAGAACAGAATGGATTACTTGCATCACTTAACTCATTAACGAAGCTTCCATATCACTGGGCATTAGATGGTATTTCTAATACACAGACAATGGATCCTAATGCATTAGGTCATAGTGATGTTGAAAGATCTAACAATCTTGTAAATGTATTAGATGGTTACTTTGACCAAGGTGCTCACCACCTCAACGTTAACGTCTTCGGCAAGGAGAAGCTCGTTGATGCGATGGAACATCCAGAGAAGCCAGAATACGCTAACTTCACAATCCGTGTTTCCGGATATGCAGTTAAGTTTATCTCTCTAACAAGAGAACAACAGTTAGACGTTATCGCAAGAACATTCCACGATCATATGTAA
- the pflA gene encoding pyruvate formate-lyase-activating protein — protein MKGRIHSFETFGAVDGPGVRFIIFLKGCNMRCKYCHNPDTWEMAGGELYTAEEVLQKALRYKNYWVNGGGITVSGGEALLQMDFMIELFELAHKQGIHCTLDTAGNPFTYEEPFFSKFERLMKVTDLVLFDLKEIDDKVHRYLTGVSNENILECAKYLSDRHIPMWIRHVLVPGITANKEDLQKLREFIDTLDSVERVEVLPYHVLGIPKYEKMGISYPLMDTPQPTKEQIETAEKILGVKK, from the coding sequence ATGAAGGGACGCATACATTCATTTGAAACCTTTGGGGCAGTTGATGGACCCGGAGTACGATTTATCATATTTTTAAAAGGCTGTAATATGCGTTGCAAATATTGCCACAATCCAGATACTTGGGAGATGGCTGGAGGAGAACTCTATACCGCAGAAGAAGTATTACAGAAGGCGCTACGCTATAAGAATTACTGGGTCAATGGTGGTGGAATCACTGTATCTGGTGGAGAAGCTCTATTACAAATGGATTTCATGATTGAACTGTTTGAATTAGCACATAAACAAGGTATTCACTGCACTTTAGATACAGCGGGCAATCCATTTACATACGAGGAGCCGTTTTTCTCCAAGTTTGAACGATTGATGAAAGTAACAGATTTAGTACTCTTTGACTTAAAAGAGATTGATGATAAAGTGCATCGATATCTAACAGGTGTATCGAACGAAAATATCTTAGAATGTGCAAAGTATCTTTCAGATCGTCATATTCCAATGTGGATTAGACATGTTCTAGTTCCTGGAATTACCGCAAACAAAGAAGATTTACAGAAGCTGAGAGAATTTATCGACACGTTAGATTCCGTTGAGAGAGTGGAAGTGTTACCATATCATGTATTAGGTATTCCGAAATACGAGAAGATGGGAATCAGTTATCCTCTAATGGATACGCCACAACCTACAAAAGAACAGATTGAAACTGCAGAAAAGATTTTGGGGGTAAAGAAATGA
- a CDS encoding tyrosine-protein phosphatase has protein sequence MSDILGIEKKRNLRDLGSYQTQDGKHVKKGYFFRSSRLMDFDKEELEILNSLHIKKIYDLRSKEEVKDAPDPELKGAEYIHSSAAARADGTEVNFSPATLIAENVYSKESNDEFTHKVYGNLPFSYAYKRIFEDIVAGNVPILFHCSAGKDRTGIAAILILLALGVDEETAMYDYMLTNEYRKEYIDHFKTVFPLTRIDGELAGMLLAYEGVTYTNADYSLKRIKEKYASYDEYFEKEYNLDKFALQRLRDLYTE, from the coding sequence ATGAGTGATATTCTCGGCATTGAAAAGAAAAGAAACTTACGCGATCTAGGTAGTTATCAGACACAGGATGGTAAACATGTTAAGAAAGGATATTTTTTTCGTAGCAGCCGTTTAATGGACTTTGATAAAGAAGAATTAGAAATCTTAAATTCTCTGCACATCAAGAAAATTTATGATTTACGTTCAAAGGAAGAAGTTAAAGATGCACCGGATCCAGAATTAAAAGGAGCCGAATACATTCATTCATCTGCTGCAGCACGTGCGGATGGAACGGAAGTAAACTTTTCTCCAGCTACACTCATCGCAGAAAATGTTTATTCCAAAGAAAGCAATGATGAATTTACGCATAAGGTGTATGGTAACTTACCATTCTCTTATGCATATAAGAGAATATTTGAAGATATTGTAGCAGGCAATGTACCAATCTTATTCCATTGTTCCGCTGGAAAAGATCGTACAGGAATTGCGGCAATCTTAATTCTACTAGCACTTGGTGTGGACGAAGAAACAGCGATGTATGACTACATGTTAACAAATGAATACCGCAAGGAATATATCGATCACTTCAAGACGGTTTTCCCACTTACAAGAATAGATGGGGAGCTTGCGGGTATGTTACTGGCGTATGAGGGAGTAACATATACCAACGCAGATTATTCGCTCAAGCGTATTAAAGAGAAGTATGCAAGCTATGATGAATACTTTGAAAAAGAATACAATCTTGATAAATTTGCATTACAAAGACTACGAGATTTATATACAGAGTAA
- a CDS encoding Hsp20/alpha crystallin family protein produces the protein MKYMTTRKNDLFNDMFDDVFRAPVFTGNNILKTDVREKDGKYILEVEVPGYKKDEVSISLFNGNLTISASRSSTEEEKDEKGKVLRQERFSGNTSRTFYVGDAIKDTDIHASFDNGILKIELPTEQKKEEETKKFIEIL, from the coding sequence ATGAAATATATGACAACAAGAAAGAATGATTTATTTAATGATATGTTTGATGATGTATTTAGAGCTCCAGTATTCACAGGAAATAATATTTTAAAGACAGATGTTCGTGAGAAAGATGGAAAGTACATCTTGGAAGTAGAGGTTCCTGGATATAAGAAGGATGAAGTATCTATTAGTTTATTCAATGGTAATCTAACAATCAGTGCTTCTCGTTCATCTACAGAAGAAGAAAAGGATGAGAAGGGTAAAGTATTACGTCAAGAAAGATTCAGCGGTAATACATCCCGTACATTCTATGTAGGTGATGCAATTAAGGATACAGATATTCACGCATCTTTCGATAATGGTATCTTAAAGATTGAGTTACCAACAGAACAAAAGAAAGAAGAAGAAACAAAGAAATTTATCGAAATTCTATAA
- a CDS encoding MurR/RpiR family transcriptional regulator, with translation MLETANISALSATEIQAYKFILDNISLIPNMGISKLAKRAFCSNACIIRLLKKLGYASYNDFKYSIKQSLYTNTTQEIYNTHHAKDKIKAIFDSLDNSKILKICEFIKKSNAIYIYGRNMSSVPAKYMHEVLMSLDYPSILLEWKDVLLPLSNNSTENDLIILFTEHMHKAYFPVINNFSKNKSKIVWISNSRLNSSIANNISIYIHANEIDTDVTQHSSKLVSLLIAQLILDQIS, from the coding sequence ATGTTAGAAACAGCTAATATTTCGGCACTCTCAGCAACAGAAATTCAAGCATATAAATTTATTCTTGATAACATTTCTTTAATACCTAACATGGGAATATCCAAACTTGCAAAGAGAGCTTTCTGTTCAAATGCTTGTATTATCAGATTACTAAAAAAACTAGGATATGCATCCTATAACGATTTTAAATATTCTATTAAACAAAGTTTATATACAAATACTACTCAAGAAATATACAACACCCATCATGCAAAAGATAAAATTAAAGCCATCTTTGATTCACTAGATAATTCAAAAATTTTGAAAATTTGTGAATTTATAAAAAAATCAAATGCCATATATATTTACGGTCGAAACATGTCATCTGTTCCCGCTAAATACATGCATGAAGTGTTGATGTCCCTCGACTATCCGTCAATACTTCTTGAGTGGAAAGATGTCCTCCTACCACTTTCAAATAACTCTACAGAAAACGATTTAATTATTCTGTTTACAGAACATATGCATAAGGCTTATTTCCCAGTTATTAACAATTTCAGTAAAAATAAATCAAAAATTGTTTGGATTAGTAATAGTAGATTAAACTCTTCAATAGCCAATAATATTTCAATTTACATTCACGCAAACGAGATAGACACCGATGTAACGCAACATTCTTCAAAACTTGTTTCGCTATTAATTGCTCAATTGATACTCGATCAAATCAGTTAA
- a CDS encoding MurR/RpiR family transcriptional regulator, whose amino-acid sequence MIDFNLSEHILSSLNQKELDLLKFIYLNSSAIARQTIQQFSNSVHISSSSILRFCKKIGFSGFSELKYNIRTKSTNSSSCREKATSLENITKNILTDIEGSLSFTTSDDIHSIISLLDSNRDLYLYYPSGITDTVLDYLERQLLLCGRHNVFQVHSSKTANHLFPIVKKDTIFIFISASGTSMKTAQLAKNASTHGLTCISISPFSQNDLSNSCQYNIRFFTSPKDNNGAEYTSRFVIFFVIDILLNLYREKLGRK is encoded by the coding sequence ATGATTGATTTCAATTTGTCAGAGCACATTCTTTCTTCACTCAACCAAAAGGAATTAGATTTACTAAAATTTATTTATTTAAACTCATCTGCTATTGCACGCCAAACCATCCAACAATTTTCAAATAGCGTGCATATATCTTCAAGCTCAATTCTACGTTTTTGCAAAAAGATAGGGTTTTCTGGGTTCTCAGAATTAAAATATAATATCCGCACCAAGTCCACTAACTCATCCAGTTGTAGAGAGAAGGCTACATCATTAGAAAATATTACAAAGAATATTCTAACCGACATAGAAGGATCCTTAAGTTTTACAACTTCAGATGATATTCACAGTATTATTTCTCTCTTAGATTCTAACCGAGATTTATACCTATATTACCCTAGCGGTATTACGGATACCGTTTTGGATTATCTCGAGCGACAGTTACTTCTTTGCGGGCGCCATAATGTTTTCCAAGTTCATTCGTCAAAAACCGCCAACCACCTTTTTCCAATAGTAAAAAAAGATACCATATTTATTTTTATCAGTGCATCAGGCACTTCTATGAAAACTGCACAACTTGCAAAAAACGCTTCTACACACGGCCTTACGTGTATATCAATCTCACCTTTTTCGCAAAACGATCTATCGAATAGTTGTCAATATAATATTCGCTTTTTTACATCACCAAAAGACAATAATGGGGCAGAATATACATCGAGATTTGTTATATTCTTTGTGATCGATATTTTATTGAACTTATATCGCGAGAAGTTAGGAAGGAAATAA
- a CDS encoding 6-phospho-alpha-glucosidase, with amino-acid sequence MKKYNVCIVGGGSTYTPGFLKSFVRLKEEFPIAKLVLFDNNAERQEVIGEFGKILFGERFKELEFSYTTDPKTAYENMDFVFMQMRSGGLQMRREDEHIPFKLGKIGQETCGAGGMAYGLRSTIDMIIAVRQIRQYSPNAWILNYSNPAAIVAEALRREFPNDKRILNICDQPENVIRSVSRLLGCSWEDLDPVYFGLNHYGWFTHVYDKHTGEDLLPKIRQIVAEKGFLPQDAEQRDPSWLETYGFVQDIMNDFPDYLPNTYDGYYLYPEYKYNHLDHEYTRADEVIAGRETRVFKECREVIANGKLGEGFHSISDAHAEMMIKVAEAIAFNKNTRFIVIVENNGAINNLQDDAMVEVVCELGINGPRPMAVGNIPQFYYGLLAQQVSSEKLLIDAYYEKSYQKALQALTLNRLINDAKKAREILDALIIANKDMWPDLH; translated from the coding sequence ATGAAGAAATATAATGTGTGCATTGTGGGTGGTGGAAGTACATATACACCAGGTTTTTTAAAATCGTTTGTACGTCTTAAGGAGGAATTTCCAATTGCGAAATTAGTTTTGTTTGATAATAATGCAGAACGACAAGAGGTAATTGGAGAATTTGGAAAAATTTTGTTTGGAGAGCGATTCAAAGAACTGGAATTTTCTTATACTACAGATCCAAAAACAGCTTATGAGAATATGGATTTTGTATTCATGCAGATGCGCTCAGGCGGATTGCAGATGAGAAGAGAGGATGAACATATTCCCTTTAAACTAGGTAAGATTGGACAAGAAACATGTGGTGCAGGTGGAATGGCTTATGGATTACGTTCTACGATTGATATGATTATTGCTGTTCGTCAGATTAGACAATATTCACCTAATGCATGGATATTAAATTATTCAAATCCAGCTGCAATCGTTGCTGAAGCATTAAGAAGAGAATTCCCAAATGATAAGAGAATTTTAAATATTTGTGATCAGCCTGAGAATGTTATTCGTTCTGTCAGTAGATTGTTAGGATGCTCATGGGAAGATTTGGATCCAGTATATTTTGGACTGAATCATTATGGATGGTTTACACATGTTTATGACAAACATACAGGTGAGGACTTATTGCCAAAAATTCGACAAATCGTAGCTGAGAAGGGTTTTTTACCACAAGATGCAGAGCAGAGAGATCCATCATGGCTAGAAACATATGGATTTGTGCAAGATATCATGAATGATTTCCCAGACTATCTCCCAAATACATATGATGGATATTATTTATATCCTGAATATAAATACAATCATTTGGATCATGAGTATACTCGCGCTGATGAAGTAATTGCAGGAAGAGAAACGCGTGTTTTCAAGGAATGTAGAGAAGTTATTGCAAATGGAAAATTAGGTGAAGGCTTCCATAGTATTTCTGATGCACATGCAGAAATGATGATTAAAGTTGCAGAAGCAATTGCATTTAACAAGAATACTCGTTTTATTGTCATTGTGGAGAATAATGGTGCAATCAATAATCTTCAAGATGATGCAATGGTAGAAGTCGTATGCGAATTAGGAATTAATGGCCCTAGACCAATGGCAGTTGGTAATATTCCTCAATTCTATTATGGTCTATTAGCTCAGCAAGTATCGTCTGAGAAATTACTAATCGACGCGTATTATGAGAAGTCATATCAAAAGGCGCTTCAGGCATTAACATTAAATAGATTAATTAATGATGCTAAGAAGGCAAGAGAAATATTAGATGCATTGATTATTGCAAATAAGGATATGTGGCCAGATTTACATTAA
- a CDS encoding PTS transporter subunit EIIC yields MKDKIIQFFSNLGRSLMMPIAALAACGIVLGLTSALLKAQVVAAVPFLGFAVVKFVILALNKLSAVVFTLIPVLFAISISLGLAKEDKEIAAFAGFIGYYAFLVGSSLVIATEVIDFSAMKISTILGVQTLDMGAIAGIIIGLLTAHLHNKYHKVEFPAAIAFYGGKRFVALVVILCSGLLGLVMPFIWAPVSSGINALGGLIASSGSFGVFIYGLLERLLIPTGLHHVLNGLFRTTALGGVYEGVEGCLNIFLQFIDKVQISDLAQFTKFLGQGKMPYMMFGLPAAAYAIYKTTPQEKKGKVKALMIAGVAASAISGITEPLEFSFMFIAPQLFLFHSIMGGLSFMLMSLLGVVIGNTGGGLIDFFIWGVFQPGSNWYWVIVVGICYAAIYYFVFYSYLKKKNISIDVSVDDDSKVNEQTIPDNELFNTARTIISGLGGVENILVVNNCMSRLRVDVKDMSKVDDNVLKSTGSIGIIKPTDGHIQVIYGPKVEKIADKVRELLKY; encoded by the coding sequence ATGAAGGATAAGATAATTCAATTCTTTTCAAATCTGGGAAGAAGTTTGATGATGCCAATTGCTGCATTAGCCGCATGCGGTATAGTATTAGGCTTGACATCTGCTTTATTAAAAGCACAAGTAGTTGCTGCAGTTCCATTTCTTGGCTTTGCGGTAGTTAAATTTGTTATTTTAGCACTAAATAAACTATCAGCTGTAGTATTCACGCTAATCCCAGTTTTATTTGCTATATCAATATCTTTGGGATTAGCGAAGGAAGATAAAGAAATTGCTGCCTTTGCTGGTTTTATTGGATATTATGCCTTCTTGGTGGGTAGCTCATTAGTTATTGCAACTGAAGTCATTGATTTTAGTGCGATGAAGATATCCACAATTCTAGGTGTACAGACTCTAGATATGGGAGCAATCGCTGGAATTATCATTGGTCTACTAACAGCACATCTACATAATAAATATCATAAGGTAGAATTCCCTGCTGCAATTGCTTTCTATGGCGGAAAGCGATTCGTAGCATTGGTTGTTATTTTGTGCTCGGGTCTATTGGGCTTGGTAATGCCATTTATTTGGGCACCAGTATCAAGTGGTATAAATGCATTGGGTGGTTTAATCGCTAGTTCTGGGTCATTTGGAGTATTCATCTATGGCTTACTAGAAAGACTACTAATTCCTACTGGACTTCATCATGTGCTTAATGGACTATTTAGAACGACAGCACTTGGTGGTGTTTACGAAGGTGTTGAAGGATGTTTGAACATTTTCCTTCAATTCATAGATAAAGTTCAAATTTCTGATTTGGCACAGTTCACAAAATTTTTAGGACAAGGGAAAATGCCATATATGATGTTTGGCCTACCAGCTGCTGCCTATGCAATTTATAAGACAACTCCACAAGAGAAAAAAGGAAAAGTTAAGGCATTAATGATTGCTGGAGTGGCAGCTAGTGCAATTTCAGGAATTACAGAACCTCTTGAATTCTCATTTATGTTTATTGCACCACAACTGTTTTTGTTCCATTCGATTATGGGTGGATTATCCTTTATGTTGATGTCGCTATTAGGCGTTGTAATTGGTAACACTGGTGGTGGTTTAATTGATTTCTTTATTTGGGGTGTATTCCAACCTGGATCAAATTGGTATTGGGTAATTGTTGTTGGTATTTGTTATGCAGCTATCTACTATTTTGTATTCTATTCTTATCTGAAGAAAAAGAATATTTCTATTGATGTAAGTGTAGATGACGATAGTAAAGTAAACGAGCAAACAATTCCAGATAATGAATTATTTAATACGGCAAGAACTATTATTAGTGGACTTGGTGGGGTTGAAAATATTTTAGTTGTAAATAATTGCATGTCGCGTTTGAGAGTTGACGTAAAAGATATGTCGAAGGTTGATGATAACGTATTAAAATCAACTGGAAGTATCGGTATTATTAAGCCGACTGATGGACATATACAAGTTATTTATGGGCCAAAAGTAGAAAAGATAGCTGATAAAGTTCGAGAGCTATTAAAATATTAA
- a CDS encoding DUF4097 family beta strand repeat-containing protein has translation MTKNEYLAALNQALANYSPSFKKDILDAFEAHFQEGISEGRSEEEIMNDLGTIDDVLENIHMMGGEKETVHKEQKSKDYQDLKEGLSTAFHAFTRIADEALGHAKNFTANMDRKKNTAHYYTEPQTQTLPSSIAHLVIHSETLMSSLDITLEKGNELCYEFTQSQSIFRNPTADGIRCEVSDNTATILVTGSGDLTVQIPSGISTITMEAPAGDVDVNDIKLDEFNCHNTSGDVSLSRVEMKRADFTMLAGDLDISDSNFDEIGMKLSAGDVDLTNTTGNLYANIAAGDIDIQKHAANVIQLSAAAGDIDMEVSSPIIEVKTTAGDIDLNVRGEIQNIQVTSTAGDIDMTTETKDYRASLSTNFGDIDFDDDLPYQKLRHKNYIVGDGKGEILIKTNAGDIDFH, from the coding sequence ATGACAAAAAATGAATACTTAGCAGCTTTGAATCAAGCTCTCGCAAATTACTCTCCAAGTTTTAAGAAAGACATTCTTGACGCCTTCGAAGCACACTTTCAAGAAGGAATCAGCGAAGGAAGAAGCGAAGAAGAAATCATGAATGATCTCGGAACAATTGATGATGTACTAGAAAACATTCATATGATGGGCGGTGAAAAAGAAACCGTTCATAAAGAACAGAAGAGCAAAGACTACCAAGATCTAAAAGAAGGATTATCTACAGCCTTCCATGCGTTTACACGCATCGCAGATGAAGCACTCGGGCATGCGAAAAACTTCACGGCTAATATGGACCGTAAGAAGAATACAGCACACTACTATACAGAGCCACAGACTCAAACACTCCCAAGCTCTATCGCTCACTTAGTGATTCATAGTGAAACATTAATGTCATCCCTAGATATCACTCTAGAAAAAGGAAATGAACTCTGCTATGAATTTACGCAGTCACAAAGTATCTTCAGAAATCCTACAGCTGATGGCATTCGTTGTGAGGTAAGTGATAATACCGCTACGATTCTTGTGACTGGCAGTGGTGACTTAACTGTACAAATTCCATCCGGTATTTCAACAATCACAATGGAAGCACCTGCTGGTGATGTGGATGTCAATGATATCAAACTTGATGAATTTAACTGCCATAACACATCTGGAGATGTCTCTCTTAGCCGTGTTGAAATGAAGCGCGCAGACTTTACGATGCTGGCGGGTGACTTAGATATTTCTGATTCAAACTTTGATGAAATCGGCATGAAGCTATCTGCTGGTGATGTGGACTTAACAAATACAACAGGTAATCTATATGCCAATATCGCAGCCGGTGATATCGATATTCAAAAGCACGCCGCAAACGTCATTCAACTCTCTGCTGCTGCAGGTGATATCGATATGGAAGTATCCTCTCCTATCATTGAAGTAAAAACAACTGCAGGTGATATTGATTTAAATGTTCGTGGAGAAATCCAGAATATCCAAGTTACATCTACTGCCGGTGATATCGATATGACAACAGAAACAAAAGACTACCGCGCAAGTCTCTCCACAAACTTCGGAGATATTGATTTTGACGATGATTTACCATATCAAAAGCTCCGTCATAAAAACTATATTGTCGGTGATGGAAAAGGTGAGATTCTCATCAAAACAAATGCCGGCGACATCGACTTTCACTAA
- a CDS encoding PadR family transcriptional regulator — protein sequence MDAQFKKGVLELCVLSRLVKDDKYGYELTEDISQEMSVTAGTLYLILKRLKDNGYLETYLVESSGGPARKYYHLTEEGKLYQQQQKEEWITFVQKVEKLI from the coding sequence ATGGATGCACAATTTAAAAAAGGTGTTTTAGAATTATGCGTTCTTTCAAGGTTAGTAAAAGATGATAAGTATGGATACGAACTGACTGAAGATATTTCCCAAGAAATGTCCGTAACTGCCGGAACATTATATTTAATACTAAAAAGACTAAAAGATAATGGTTATCTTGAAACCTATCTTGTCGAGTCATCTGGCGGCCCAGCTCGAAAATACTATCATTTAACAGAAGAAGGAAAACTTTATCAACAACAACAGAAAGAAGAATGGATTACGTTCGTTCAAAAGGTGGAAAAATTGATATGA